The following is a genomic window from Funiculus sociatus GB2-C1.
GTGGAATGATGAATGGTACAGGCAGCATACGCATCCAGACGGAATTCGGTTTGAAATCCACGAAGCGCTAGACCGACTCTATACCCAAGGCTACCGGGCGACGCGGGTTATTATTGCCAGTCGCTATCGGGAGTTGATTAGCGCTTACCTTGAGCGCAGTACGCCTTGGCGGGGTCAGTCAGACCCGCCACGACCGAGGCTTTATGGCTTGCCAGTTGAGTTTAGTCCGGAACCAGAAGAGGAACCTTGCTGGGAAGTGATTAATTTCGATTTGGAAAAAGAACCGGGTATCCCCGTGCGATATCCTTATTTTCGGTTGTTTGAGTGATGATCAAGCGATTTTAGAGCCAAAATTGAAAGATGCACCACGCTTCGATCAGGACAGCGAATATTCATCGCGCGATCGCATTCTACGAGCAATTAGGCTTTACAGTATGCGATCGCTTCACTACTGGCTACACCCTCGCCTGCTGGATGGAGAGTAGTCTTGGACGCATCGAACTAATCCAAATTCCTGAACCGAAACCAGCCCCCGACGCTTTTGGAGATGAGCATTACGTCGGTTACTACCACTTATCCTTTGATATTACCAACGCCGCATCTGACCTTCCGGGCTGGTTAATCTCGCTTAAAGAACGCTTTGACGAGGCGGCAAAAAATAATCCAGAACAATTTGAACCACTGAAGGTGCTTTTAGAGCCGACACAGCAAATGATCAGCGATCGCGTCTACGAAGTCGCCTTTATTGCCGATACCGATGGACTCCCCCTCGAATTTATCCGAGTTTTGAGTAACGCTTAGAGGAAAATTTTCAACGCCGAGGTACGCGCCATATTCGCGCACAGGAACACAAAGGAAATTCGGCGTTGCTGATTTTAGATAGATAGCCCATTTCTACCCATTTATCGGGATAGAAATAACAAACTCCGAGCCATACCCTAAAGAAGAATTCACCTCCAACGTCCCCTGGTGCTTTTCTTCAACAATTTTGCGGGCAATAGACAATCCTAAACCCGTTCCTTGACCAACAGGCTTGGTTGTGAAGAGGTGATCGAAGATTTTTTGTTTCACTTCATCAGAGATACCACCTCCATTGTCCTTAATTTTAATCAAAGCTCGTTCCCCCTTTTCGCTCACAGCAGTTTGAATAGCAATTTGGTTGGGTAGGGATTGAATCTCACTAAAGCTACGTCCCTTACTCTGTTCTTCCAGAACATCAATGGCATTTGCCAAGATATTCATAAATACCTGATTTAGCTGTCCGGGGAAGCATTCGACTGGAGGCAAATTTCCATACTCTTTGACAATTTCAATTGCAGGGCGGGTTTCATTTGCTTTTAGACGATGCTTGAGAATCAGGATAGTGCTGTCGAGTCCATCGTGAATATTGAAAGGAACTGGGCGATCGCTATCTGCCCTCGAAAACGTTCTCAAACTTGTACTGATACTGCGGATGCGATCGACTCCCTCCTTCATCGAGCCAATCAATTTAGGCAAATCTTCTCGCAAATACTCCAAGTCTATATCCTCAATTTCTGCTTCAATTTCCACTCCGGGAACGGGAAACTTTTCTTGATAAAGGTCGATTAAGTTAAATAAATCCTGTACATAATACTGAGCAGGTTGCAGGTTTCCTGCAATAAAGCCTACAGGATTGTTGATTTCGTGGGCTACCCCTGCGACTAAATTTCCGAGAGCAGACATCTTCTCATTCTGTACCAGTTGCAGTTGCATCTGTTTGAGATCGTTAAGATAAAGCTCTAGTTTTTGAGCATACTCCTGAGATTGCTGATACAGACGAGCGTTCTGTAAGGAAATTGCCGCTTGGGAGCAGAGGATGTTGAGAATGCCGACCTGATAGCCCGTGAATGCCCCAGTTGTCAAATTATTTTCCAAGTACAGAATTGCCATCATTTTGCCTTGATGGAGAATCGGAGTACACAGAATGCTCTTAGGTTGCTGCTGCTTCATATAAGGGTCAGAAGCAAATGTTAATTGAGTTGTCGCATCATCGAAAACTAGGGTTTCTTTAGTCCGTTTGACGTAGTTAATGATAGTTGGGGGAATTTCTTGGCTCTGCCCAATCAAAACATTTTGCAAAATGCAGTCTTGGCGAGCGCTACAGTGAACAGCAATTTTCCAATTTCCCTCTTCATTTAAAATCAATACTCCTGTTTGCGCTCCGGCATTTTTTACCACCACTTGCATCAGCGTAGAGAGCAACTGATCCAGCTGAATTTCGCTAGAG
Proteins encoded in this region:
- a CDS encoding TIGR02652 family protein, translated to MMNPGLQYPIFGAEIHCPHCRQTIPALTLTDTYLCPRHGAFEADPKTGELVHLQSGRHWRRWNDEWYRQHTHPDGIRFEIHEALDRLYTQGYRATRVIIASRYRELISAYLERSTPWRGQSDPPRPRLYGLPVEFSPEPEEEPCWEVINFDLEKEPGIPVRYPYFRLFE
- a CDS encoding VOC family protein, translating into MHHASIRTANIHRAIAFYEQLGFTVCDRFTTGYTLACWMESSLGRIELIQIPEPKPAPDAFGDEHYVGYYHLSFDITNAASDLPGWLISLKERFDEAAKNNPEQFEPLKVLLEPTQQMISDRVYEVAFIADTDGLPLEFIRVLSNA